TCATGCCGACAAGGCCACCGACTGCGCCGACGTTGTTGGGGTAGTAGACCGGGATGTGCTTGAACACCGCCGCCTTGCCGAGGCTCATGAAGAAGCCAAGCGCGAAGAGCGTGGCGATGAAGGGCCACAGCCCCATGCTGGTTGAAAAGGCGATGACGCCATCCTTGCCCTGGATGACATAGTCGGTCGGCGGGTACGACAGCATGAACAGGAACAGCATCGAAAAGCCGAAGGTCCAGTACATGACCGACCGCGCGCCGAACTTGTCGGAAAGGTGCCCGCCATAGGCGCGGAACAGGCTAGCCGACAGGCTGAACGAGGCGGCCGCCATGCCTGCAGTGCGCACATCGACGCCGTAGACGTCGATCAGGTAGTGCGGCAACCACAGCGCCAGCGCGACGAAGGCGCCGAAGACGAAGAAGTAGTAGAGCGAGAAGCGCCAGACCTGCAGGTTCTTCAGGGGCGCGAACTGCTGGGCGAAACTCGGCGGCTTTGCCCCGGTCCGGCGACGTTCAACGAGCGAGGGATCGTCCTTGGCGAAAACAAAGAAGATCACCGCCATCAGTGCCAGGCCTGCGGCCCAGACATTCGCTACCCCTTGCCACCCAAAGCCCACCATCACGAAGGGCGCGACGAACTTGGTCACCGCTGCCCCGATATTCCCCGCGCCAAAGATGCCAAGCGCGGTGCCCTGATGGCCCGCATCATACCAGCGGCTGACATAGGCGACGCCGATGATGAAAGATCCGCCCGCTAGGCCAACGCCTAATGCGGCCAACAGATACATCGGATAGCTGTCGGCAAAGGTCAGCGCCCAGGTCGCCAAGGCCGCCAGCAGCATTTGCGTCGAGAACACCAGCCGCCCGCCATACTTCTCGGTCCAGACCCCAAGGAAGATGCGTGTCAACGAACCGGTCAGGATCGGGGTGGCGACCAAGAGGCCAAACTGCGTATCGTTCAGCCCCAGCTCGCCCTTGATGGCGACGCCGATGATCGAAAAGATCGTCCAGACGGCGAAACAGGCGGTGAAGGCGATCGTGCTCAGCGTCAGGGCGCGGGTCTGGTCGGCGCGTGAGGCTGTCGTTGCGGTCTGCATGGCGGGATCTCCGGCAAGAGGGAGGCAGTTTCCCCAGTGGGGTTGATGCCAGTCCTGAGATCCACGCAGGCCAAAGAGGTTGATCTAGATCATCTGTTGCGGATTTCTTATTGAAATAAATGGCTTAGTGAAAAATGTCAGGTTCGCTTGCAGGGTCAGTCAAGGCTCCTCCTGCGATGATCAATTGTTGGCTTGACAATTATCAATCGTGGGATTGGACTCTGCCAAAGCACTTCTAAGGACGACAGGATGCCCGATTCATCGTTCAGGGAGATTCGCGACCTCGCGCTGTTTTCACAGATGGCGGACGAGAATTTCTCGGCCTTGATGCGCGGTGCTTATGTCCAGAACTTCCCGGCGCAGATCGAACTGATCACTGAAGGCGACCCGAGCGACTTCCTGCATGTTGTGCTTTCCGGTTCGGTTGACCTCTTCTCGGCCTGGAATGACCGTGAGACCAGCCTTGCGACCGTTCGGCCCATCTCGACCTTCATCCTGGCCGCTACGATCAAGGATGCGCCTTACCTCATGTCAGCCCGCACATTGGAGAAGAGCCGGATCGCGCTGATCCCCAGTCAGGATGTGCGCGCCGTTTTCGACATTGACGGCAACTTTGCCCGCGCCATCGTGACGGAACTGGCGCAGTGCTACCGCTCGGTCATCAAGGCGCAGAAAGACCTGAAGCTGCGGACATCGTTGGAACGGCTGGCGAACTATTTGCTGCGCCAGCAGAGGCGCGCCGGTGGGGCAGCATCGTTCGACCTTGATTTCGAGAAGCGCCGCCTCGCTTCGGTGCTTGGGATGACCGCCGAAAACCTGAGCCGCGCCTTCAAGGGGTTGCAGCCCTATGGGCTAGAGGTGGACGGAACACGTATCACAATCACCAACCAGGCAGAGTTCGAGCGGTTTGCCAAGCCGAACCCGCTGATCGACGACGGGTCCACCTGAGGCGTCAGACCCGAGGGTCCACTCCGATCACCAGGGGATGCAGCCAGATCAACCCCGCATAGAGCATGAGCCCGGCAGCCAAGCGCAAAAGGGTGTCGGTGGTCAGGGATAGCGATGCGGGGCATTCCGATAGGGCTGCGCGCAGGTCGTGCCATCTCTGCCCCATCTCTCGCTGTCGCCGCCGGTCGACAAGGCGGCCGCCAAGCATCGCGAAACCGGCGAAGGTGCCGAACAGTATCACATGCGCCAAGTCGCCGTTTGGCAGGATATGCGCCGCCGACCATATCCCGAGCGCCAGAAGCAGGGGATGCCGCGTCAGGCGGACGATTCCGGGGCTCGCCGGGTCGAACCGGTCATTTTGCGCGCCGCCGAAGGAAAAGGGGTTCGGTCGTGCAATTGCCAGCGACAGGATCACGCAGACCGGCAGCATCACGGCCAGCACGACATGGTTCTGCCACGGCGCCCAGTCCCAAAGCGGCACATAGGGCGCTCGACCCGCTGCCGCGATCAACCATGCCAGCACGCCAAGTGAGAGAGCCGAATAGGCGATGCCAAAGCCTGCATGCCCCAGCCTTGCCACCGCCCAGGGCCGCAACGGCGGGCGGATCGGAATGGAGTGGGTCAGGAAGAAGGCCCCGAAGGCAAAGGCGAATTCGTTCCAGCCCATGCCCAGTCAGATCCGTTTCGCAGGCGGCAGGCGCAGCAGAAACCGCCCGTACAGAACGGCATAGCCGCCAAAGGCCCCTATCCAAGCCACTCCGGCCAGGCTGTGCATCGCCATCGCCTCATCGGTCCAGACCCCCGCGGCCACGCGCGCCAGGACAGCGGTGACCAGCGCCAGATAGATCGCCACCGTGCCGGGGCCTGCGTGCAACTCTTGCCCAGTATGGCCCAGGGTTGCACGCGTCATCACCGCGAGTGTCATCAACCCGACAGCGCCGCCCATCCAGAGATGCTGTGCTGCAGCCATCCCGAAGACGCCCGGCATCAGGATCTCGGCCGCCAGCGCGATGGCCCCGAGCGGCAGGAACGCATAGCCGGCATGCAGCACCAGGACGAGCGGCTCCGCCACCGTGCGGTGACCCGCCCATCGCGCCAGTCGGATGGCGTGCAGTGCCCCGGCCAGCCCCAGCAGGATGCCTGTCACCAAGGACAGCGGCAGTGCGACCCAGGCCATCAAAGCCGCCAGCAGGGACAGCAGGGCCACCTTGTCGAGCCCCTGCATCGGCGCGGCGGGCAGTTTCCCCGGCCCGCGCCGCACCAGCCAGTTCCGGGTGAATGAAGGTACGATCCGCCCGCCGATGACCGCGATCATCATGACACCCGCCGCCAACCCAAGTCGCAGGCCATAACCTTGGGCGGCATAATCCCCCCGCGCCGCCTCCCAGTGGTACAGTCCGTTGCCAAGGGCAAAGACCGCCAGCATCGCCAGCACGATCAGATTGCGCCAGTTCTTGCCCGCCACGATCTCACGCCCAATGGCCGCGGCCAGAACCAGCGGAAAGGACAGATCGACCGTCGCCGCCACCCCGGCAGGCAGGGCGCCCGACATGGCAACTGCCACGCGCCCGGCCAGCCACAGGAAGAACAGCCCGCCAAGCGGCCAGCCCACGATGGGCAACCGGCCTGTCCAGTTTGGCACAGCGGTCAAGAGAAACCCCGCGATCACCGCGCCGAGGTAGCCGAACAGGAATTCGTGCGCGTGCCAGCTGACTGGGTCAAAGGCTGTGGGCAGCGTAAGATGACCCGACAGCATCGGCACCCATAGCGTCATCGCCAGCGCAGCCCAGATCGCGGCCCAGAAGAAGAATGGCCGGAACCCGTAGGTCAGGATCGCAGGGCCGGTCCAGGCGCGCATCTGTTCGGCAGTGGTGGTCATCATGCGTCCTTCTGTTCGTACTGGACCCCGGCCTCGGTCAGGATGACGTCCAGTGCGATGTCGTGGGGTTGGGGAAAGATGGTGGCAAGCCGGGCAGATTGCAGACCGATACCGATTGTCATCGGGCGAGGCGACAGCACGGCGAGCGTGCGGTCAAAGTACCCCCCGCCGTAGCCCAGCCGAAACCCTGCCGGGTCCCAGCCCACCAAGGGGGCAAGAGTCAGGTCAGGCACCACCTCTGGCCCGTCAGCCGGGACCGGGATCTTCCAGAAGCCCTGCACCATCCTGCAATCCGGCGTCCATAGGCGGAACGCCAGTGGTGCAGAGGGCGCTGTGACCACGGGCAATGTGACGTTCGCGCCGCGTGCGAGCAGGCTTTCCAGCCAGGGCCGCAAGTTCAGTTCCGCCTTGATCGGCCACCAAGCCGAGAGCGTCAGCCCGTCAATATTCGGGAAACGTTCAGCAAGGAGGGTATCGACACGCGCGGCAATCATGTCTGCCGCTGCACGACGCTGCGACACGGACAGGGCCTGACGGTCTGCGAGCAATCGCGCGCGCTCGGCCTTGCGCCAGCGGGCGACGTCGCGCGCCTGCTCTTGGTCCACAGCCAACGGATCGAAGTAGTCCGGGGCGATCTCGCAAGCCATGCAGGGGGACGAGGCGAATGGGCCCGGCTCAGACATCGGCGCGCCGCTCCGCCTCGAACTGCGGGAACAGCACGTCGTTCTCCAGACGCATGTGCTCGGTCAGGTCACGGGCGAACTCATCCAGTCCACGGTAAAGCCCGGTCCAGGTGCCGCAGGCCCCGCCGGGCAAGGTCAGGTTTGCGGTCAGTCGGAGGATCTCGGCCAGCTCGCGGTCATGCCCGGCATGATCGGCGCGCATCACCGCGATCGGAGTCTCGATGCCGGGCATCCCGCCCTTGCGGATCGCGGGAAACAGGATCAGTTCCTCCTTCTTCATATGTACCTCCAATTCGCCGAGCATCTCGTGCAGCAGGGCCGACAGTCCGTCAGGCACGCCCACGTCGCCGAAGTGCACGTCCTCGACACGCTCCGCCATTGCCACCAGTTGCGGAAGCTGCTCCCTGTGGCGGGCATGGTAGCGCTCCTCGATGTGCCGGGTCAGGGCGGTCGGCTCGGACGGCGCTGCAGCTTCGGTCATGTGAGGTCTCCTGTCAGAAGAACAGTTTGGGTGGGGCGACGGGGTCGCTTTGGGCTGACTGAACGGCGATGTGCAGGGAATAGGCGATCCGCTCGGCGCGCTCGATCAGGTGCAAGGCTCCCGCGGGCGTGCAGGTATCAACAGCTGTCGCGCGGAACAGCGCAAGCCAGCGGTCAAAATGTGCCGCATTGATCGGCAACGGAGTATGCGCGGGCACCGGCCGGCCATGATACTGCCCGGTCATCAAGGCGATCGAAGACCAGAACGTCACCATCCGCTCAAGATGCACGGCCCAATCGGTGATGCGGGCCGCAAAGATCGGCCCCAGAACGGCATCTGCACGGACACAGCCGTAAAAGCGGTGTACCAGATCGCGCAGAACATCGGGGCTAAGACCCGTCTCTACCATAAGGGCGGCCGTCACTTCCGGCCTGGTTGTCGGGATGGACAAGCTGACAGTTGCGCTGGACATCTGAGTCTCCGTCTTGCGCTTTGGCTTAGGCCTGCTAATTGGTATTGTAAATACCTATTCAAGGAAACCGACCTCATGCGGCTGACCTCCTTCACCGACTTCGGGCTACGGATGCTGATGCGGATGGCCGCCGATCCGTCGCGCGCCAACTCCACGGCCGAACTGGCCGAAGCCCTGGGCCTGTCCCGCAATCATCTGGCCAAGATCATCCAGCATCTGGCGCGCGCAGGCCTGATCGAAACCCGGCGCGGCGGCGGCGGTGGCGCCGTGCTGGCCCGACCGGCGTCCGAGATCCGGCTTGGCCAGGTCATCCGGTTGTTGGAAGAAGGGCAGCCCTTGGTCGAGTGTTTCGGGGCCGATGGGGGTGCCTGTTCGATAGACACGCGCTGTCGGCTCAAGGCGCGTCTGCGTTCTGCGGAAGCAGCTTTTCTCACGGATCTCGACCGATCGACACTGGCCGATATCGCCCTGCCCCCGCTCGTGGTGTCGCAATGACGCAGGTGGAACGTGACGGTGCAGGCTTTGTCGTCCCGGCAATCTTGCTCGCCGAAGCATTCGGACTGACCGAGTCCGACGTTCGCGAGTCGATGCGCACCGGCGCCCTGACATCGATCTGCGAGGCCGGGGTGGGGACGGACGCGGGACGCTGGCGCCTGACGTTCCGTTACATTAATCGCGCCCTCCGGTTCACGGTCGACGAGGTAGGAACGATCCTGTCGAGTTCTCGCTTTCCGGTGCGGGACCGATCGTCTGACTTGGAACGTTGACTCCTTCATCCGATTATGTAAGTGATTAATCACTTACTTTCTTGGATGAGTCGATGCGCAAGACGTCAGATCTCCGCAAGGCCGAAATCGTGGCAACGATCCTAGCCTTGGCCGACCAGATCGGCCCGGACCGGGTGACGACAGGCGCCGTCGCCAACGAAGTCGGCGTGACGCAGGCTGCCCTGTTCAGGCATTTTCCAACAAAGGCTGCAATGTGGAGTGCCGTGGCCGACCAGGTGGCCGAAACGCTGACCCATGCCTGGAATGCGGCTGTGGCACTGAGTGAGCTGCCGGTTGACAGGATCAGGGCCCTGATCCGGGCGCAACTGGACCAGATCGCAGCAACACCCGCGATGCCCATGCTGCTGTTTTCCCGCGAACTGAATGTCGAGAACGCGGCCCTGCGCACGGCATTCCACGGGCGGCTGACCGCTTTCCATGGCCATCTTATGCGCGAAGTCGAGCTGGGCCAGCAGTCCCATACCCTGCGCGATGACGTTGCAGCGGCGGATGTGGCGGTCTTGCTGACTTCCCTGGTGCAGGGGGTGGCGATCCGCTGGTCACTGGGCGCGCGCGACTTTGGCCTGCAGGCCGAAGGGCTGCGCCTTCTGGATGTCCAGCTGCACCTGCTTGGGGTGGAAGGAGGCTGACCGATGCGGACCATCTGGATCATCGCGGTGGTGGCGACCCTGAGCATCGGTGCAGGAGCGATGTACCTGACCGAGCGTCCGTTGACGGTGGCGGTCGTGCAGCCCGAAACCGATGTGGCCCTTCGCATCTACGGGCTCGGAACCGTCGAGGCGAGGGTACTGGCGCGCGTAGGATTTGAGTCCAGCGGAACACTGATGTCGCTTACGGTCGATGCAGGTGACCGCGTGGCACAGGGGCAAGCGCTGGCCGCGCTGAATCAGGATGAGCAGGAGGCGCGGCTCGCGCGTGCCCAGGCCGCCGTGGCGGCGAACGCTGCCAATCAGGCCAAGGCCGAAGCGGCTGTCCTCCGCGCCACGGCAATCCTGGCGCAGCGCGAGGCGGCCAACCGCCGGCAGGCCGAGTTGACCCGACAGGAAGCCGCATCCATCCAGCGCGCGGAGGAGGCGCAGCGAGATGAAGACGTCGCTCGTGCTGACGTGAAAGTTGCCGAAGCGGAACTCGCCGTCATTCGCGCTCAAGGGCAGGATGCAGTCGCTGCCCTGCAACTTGAACAGACGCTGCTGGACCGTCACCGCTTGACCGCACCCTTTGATGCGCTGGTTGTGACACGCCTGGCCGAAACCGGGGCCGTGGTTCGGTCAGGCGATCCGATCTTTACCCTGATCGACCCCGATACGATTTGGATTCAGGCCTACATTGACGAAGAACGCGCTGGTCAGCTGGCCCTTGGCCAGCCCGGCACCATCCGTCTGCGGTCTCAGCCTGCCAGCGAATTCACAGGCACGATCACCCGCATCGGAGTGGAAAGCGACCGGGTGAATGAGGAACGCCGCGTCTGGCTGACCTGCTCGGATTGCCCGCAGCAAATGTTTCTGGGCGAACAAGCCGAGGTGCGCATCCTGACTGCCACACGCGCCACGGCCCTGATGGTGCCTGAAGTGGCGATTATCGGCTTCGACGGGTATCGCGGCACGGTCTGGATCGTCCAGGACAGTAGGCTTTCGCGCGCCGACCTGACATTCGGCGCGCGTGACGACCGGGGCCGGGTGGAAGTGACGGGCGGGTTGCCCGATGCTGCGCAGGTCGTGGCCGTCCCGCTGCAAGGCGTGGATGAAGGTCGGCCTGCCCGCATCGGAGCCGCGCCATGAACCTTGCCATCAAGGATATCCGCCACGGTCTCTTCCGCTTTGTCCTGACCTGTTTGGGACTTGGGCTTCTGATGACGGTCGTGCTGGCGATGATCGGCATCTACAACGGCCTTGTCGCCGATGCCCTGGCCGTCGTGAAGGCCCCTGCCGCTGATGTCTGGGTGGTCGAGGCTGGCACACAAGGCCCCTTTGCCGAAGCGTCAAGCATCCCGGCCACGACCCGGGACGCCGTGGCCCGCATGCCCGGAGTGGCCGAGGCCGGGGCCATCACTTACCAAACGATCGAGGCCAGCCATGCCGGCGGGACCTTGCGGCTCTATGTCATCGGCTTTGAACCCGGTCGTCCCGGCGGACCGCAGCGCATTACCGAAGGGCGGGGGCTGGGCAGAAGCCACTTTGAACTGCTGGCAGACCGCAAGACCGGTCTGGTGCCCGGAGAGACCATCCGGCTGGGACGCGACCGCTTTACCGTCGTGGGATTGGTCGAGGATGCGATGAACTCAGGCGGCGATCCGGCGGTCTATGTGACTTTGGCTGATGCACTGACGTTGCAGACGGCGATGGACCCGGCCGCTGCCCGGGTGCAGGCGGCCCGGGGCGATGGCGGCCTGCGCCCACCGACGGTGGCCGCCGTTGTTGCCCGGCTGCAGCCCGGTGCAGATGTGGCGCTTCTGACCGCGACAGTTCGGCAATGGAAACACCTCTCCGCCCTCAGCCAAGGTGAACAGGAGCAGCTTCTGCTTGCCTCGGTGGTGGACCGGGCGCGGCGCCAGATCGGTCTGTTCCTGGGGATCCTGCTGTCTGTCAGCGCCGTGGTGATTGCGCTCATCATCTACACAATGACCATGGAGAAGCTGAAGCAGATCGCTACCCTGAAGCTGATCGGCGCCCCGGATCGAACCATCGTGGGCCTGATCGTGCAACAGGCGCTGATCCTTGGCATCTCTGGCCTCGGGATCGGGCTGGCCCTGATCCTTCTGGTCAAGGACAGCTTTCCCCGCCGCGTTGTGCTTGAGCCGTTCAATGCGCTGGTGCTGACAGGCATCATCCTGATGGTCTGCCTTGTCGCCTCGGGTCTTGGCGTCCGCGCGGCGCTGAAGGTTGACCCTGCCACAGCGCTCGGGGGCTGACCCATGGCGCCGGGCGACATTCTGGTCGATGTGCGGGGCGTCGCCAAGCATTATGGCGAAGGCGAAACCCGTGTCGATGCCTTGCGGTCCGTGGATCTGCGGGTGCATGTCGGCGAAGTCATCGCGCTGCTGGGCCCGTCCGGTTCGGGCAAGACGACGCTGCTGAACGTGATCGGCTGCATTCTTGCCCCGACCGCGGGCCGGGTCGAACTGGATGGCGATGCGGTGTTCGACGGCAAATGGCTCCGCAGCGATCTGCGACGGCTGCGCCTGGACAAGATCGGCTTTATCTTTCAGGCGCACAACCTGTTGCCCTTCCTGACCGCCGAAGAGAACGTCTCGGTCGTGCTGGACCTTGCGGGCTGGACTGCCGAAAGAGGCCGAGCACGGGCACGCGAACTGCTTGATTACCTTGAAGTCGGGCATCGGGCCAAGGTGAAGCCGGCCCTGCTTTCCGGGGGCGAAGCGCAACGCGTCGCCATTGCCCGCGCGCTGGCGAACCGCCCCCGGATCATCCTGGCCGATGAACCCACGGCTGCGTTGGACAGTGGTCGGGCGCAACTTGTGATGGACCTTCTGCGAAAGCTCGCCAGCGACCAGAAGGCCTGCATCATCGCCGTGACGCATGATGAAAAGATCTTCGACCGTTTCGACCGCCTGATCCACCTGCGCGATGGTCGTCTCGTGGACAGCTGAACCAAGGAGAAGGCCATGCCCGCCCGCAGAAAGCCCCTGACGGCCGTCGCCGTTGTCGCAATCGTCTTCGGTCTCCTGACCATCGTTTCTGGAAGCCGCGCCCTTTTTGGTGGCGCCGACATGGGGGCCGTCGTCCC
This genomic interval from Fuscovulum ytuae contains the following:
- a CDS encoding hemerythrin domain-containing protein, with translation MTEAAAPSEPTALTRHIEERYHARHREQLPQLVAMAERVEDVHFGDVGVPDGLSALLHEMLGELEVHMKKEELILFPAIRKGGMPGIETPIAVMRADHAGHDRELAEILRLTANLTLPGGACGTWTGLYRGLDEFARDLTEHMRLENDVLFPQFEAERRADV
- a CDS encoding 5-formyltetrahydrofolate cyclo-ligase, whose translation is MACEIAPDYFDPLAVDQEQARDVARWRKAERARLLADRQALSVSQRRAAADMIAARVDTLLAERFPNIDGLTLSAWWPIKAELNLRPWLESLLARGANVTLPVVTAPSAPLAFRLWTPDCRMVQGFWKIPVPADGPEVVPDLTLAPLVGWDPAGFRLGYGGGYFDRTLAVLSPRPMTIGIGLQSARLATIFPQPHDIALDVILTEAGVQYEQKDA
- a CDS encoding Rrf2 family transcriptional regulator, translating into MRLTSFTDFGLRMLMRMAADPSRANSTAELAEALGLSRNHLAKIIQHLARAGLIETRRGGGGGAVLARPASEIRLGQVIRLLEEGQPLVECFGADGGACSIDTRCRLKARLRSAEAAFLTDLDRSTLADIALPPLVVSQ
- a CDS encoding NnrU family protein, producing the protein MGWNEFAFAFGAFFLTHSIPIRPPLRPWAVARLGHAGFGIAYSALSLGVLAWLIAAAGRAPYVPLWDWAPWQNHVVLAVMLPVCVILSLAIARPNPFSFGGAQNDRFDPASPGIVRLTRHPLLLALGIWSAAHILPNGDLAHVILFGTFAGFAMLGGRLVDRRRQREMGQRWHDLRAALSECPASLSLTTDTLLRLAAGLMLYAGLIWLHPLVIGVDPRV
- a CDS encoding efflux RND transporter periplasmic adaptor subunit; the encoded protein is MRTIWIIAVVATLSIGAGAMYLTERPLTVAVVQPETDVALRIYGLGTVEARVLARVGFESSGTLMSLTVDAGDRVAQGQALAALNQDEQEARLARAQAAVAANAANQAKAEAAVLRATAILAQREAANRRQAELTRQEAASIQRAEEAQRDEDVARADVKVAEAELAVIRAQGQDAVAALQLEQTLLDRHRLTAPFDALVVTRLAETGAVVRSGDPIFTLIDPDTIWIQAYIDEERAGQLALGQPGTIRLRSQPASEFTGTITRIGVESDRVNEERRVWLTCSDCPQQMFLGEQAEVRILTATRATALMVPEVAIIGFDGYRGTVWIVQDSRLSRADLTFGARDDRGRVEVTGGLPDAAQVVAVPLQGVDEGRPARIGAAP
- a CDS encoding DUF6522 family protein — protein: MTQVERDGAGFVVPAILLAEAFGLTESDVRESMRTGALTSICEAGVGTDAGRWRLTFRYINRALRFTVDEVGTILSSSRFPVRDRSSDLER
- a CDS encoding NnrS family protein; protein product: MTTTAEQMRAWTGPAILTYGFRPFFFWAAIWAALAMTLWVPMLSGHLTLPTAFDPVSWHAHEFLFGYLGAVIAGFLLTAVPNWTGRLPIVGWPLGGLFFLWLAGRVAVAMSGALPAGVAATVDLSFPLVLAAAIGREIVAGKNWRNLIVLAMLAVFALGNGLYHWEAARGDYAAQGYGLRLGLAAGVMMIAVIGGRIVPSFTRNWLVRRGPGKLPAAPMQGLDKVALLSLLAALMAWVALPLSLVTGILLGLAGALHAIRLARWAGHRTVAEPLVLVLHAGYAFLPLGAIALAAEILMPGVFGMAAAQHLWMGGAVGLMTLAVMTRATLGHTGQELHAGPGTVAIYLALVTAVLARVAAGVWTDEAMAMHSLAGVAWIGAFGGYAVLYGRFLLRLPPAKRI
- a CDS encoding cyclic nucleotide-binding domain-containing protein; the protein is MPDSSFREIRDLALFSQMADENFSALMRGAYVQNFPAQIELITEGDPSDFLHVVLSGSVDLFSAWNDRETSLATVRPISTFILAATIKDAPYLMSARTLEKSRIALIPSQDVRAVFDIDGNFARAIVTELAQCYRSVIKAQKDLKLRTSLERLANYLLRQQRRAGGAASFDLDFEKRRLASVLGMTAENLSRAFKGLQPYGLEVDGTRITITNQAEFERFAKPNPLIDDGST
- a CDS encoding ABC transporter permease encodes the protein MNLAIKDIRHGLFRFVLTCLGLGLLMTVVLAMIGIYNGLVADALAVVKAPAADVWVVEAGTQGPFAEASSIPATTRDAVARMPGVAEAGAITYQTIEASHAGGTLRLYVIGFEPGRPGGPQRITEGRGLGRSHFELLADRKTGLVPGETIRLGRDRFTVVGLVEDAMNSGGDPAVYVTLADALTLQTAMDPAAARVQAARGDGGLRPPTVAAVVARLQPGADVALLTATVRQWKHLSALSQGEQEQLLLASVVDRARRQIGLFLGILLSVSAVVIALIIYTMTMEKLKQIATLKLIGAPDRTIVGLIVQQALILGISGLGIGLALILLVKDSFPRRVVLEPFNALVLTGIILMVCLVASGLGVRAALKVDPATALGG
- a CDS encoding TetR/AcrR family transcriptional regulator, producing MRKTSDLRKAEIVATILALADQIGPDRVTTGAVANEVGVTQAALFRHFPTKAAMWSAVADQVAETLTHAWNAAVALSELPVDRIRALIRAQLDQIAATPAMPMLLFSRELNVENAALRTAFHGRLTAFHGHLMREVELGQQSHTLRDDVAAADVAVLLTSLVQGVAIRWSLGARDFGLQAEGLRLLDVQLHLLGVEGG
- a CDS encoding group III truncated hemoglobin, translated to MSSATVSLSIPTTRPEVTAALMVETGLSPDVLRDLVHRFYGCVRADAVLGPIFAARITDWAVHLERMVTFWSSIALMTGQYHGRPVPAHTPLPINAAHFDRWLALFRATAVDTCTPAGALHLIERAERIAYSLHIAVQSAQSDPVAPPKLFF
- a CDS encoding ABC transporter ATP-binding protein, which gives rise to MAPGDILVDVRGVAKHYGEGETRVDALRSVDLRVHVGEVIALLGPSGSGKTTLLNVIGCILAPTAGRVELDGDAVFDGKWLRSDLRRLRLDKIGFIFQAHNLLPFLTAEENVSVVLDLAGWTAERGRARARELLDYLEVGHRAKVKPALLSGGEAQRVAIARALANRPRIILADEPTAALDSGRAQLVMDLLRKLASDQKACIIAVTHDEKIFDRFDRLIHLRDGRLVDS